From one Suricata suricatta isolate VVHF042 chromosome 8, meerkat_22Aug2017_6uvM2_HiC, whole genome shotgun sequence genomic stretch:
- the PLEKHN1 gene encoding pleckstrin homology domain-containing family N member 1 isoform X1: MGNSHCVPQAPRRLRASFSRKPSLKGNREDGARKLAGLFGTEAGPDRDATADKIFCYIPGTDIPDLESQRENLEQPFLSVFKKGRRRVPVRSLGKVIHYAKVQLRFQHSQDTSDCYLELFPSYLYFQAHGSKGLTFQGLLPLMELSVCPLEGSREHTFQITGPLPAPLLVLCPSQAELDRWLYHLEKQMALVGGLQHCHSSPPQGSPEDELPWTLQRRLTRLRTASGRQVVGSAICASRVKLQHLPSQEQWDRLLVLYPTSLAIFSEEADGLCFKGELPLSAIHINLEEKEKQIRSFLIEGRLINTIRVLCASYEDYSQWLLCLQTVCPTDGAPPPPGPESCRGPWTSPQVMGGGRGSLSSDGRTSWDSGCPAPPSTHTSHSLPESSAPSTTGCPAQPGPNRANPGCISRQRAELRRSSSSRSPRNKARGEGASRASSLFLDLTKLKPEGSPEAPDSPLETPHSPLYADPYTPPATSYHRITDVQGLEEFLSAMQSSLGPESSSPFPSVPVSVPVSDPSSGLAGTHVLSKKGALQPRASQRHRGSVKGQGPPHPVSPQHVSPVREVSPKSLPPPSGGHPPRSYDNIWDKASSPSHKRWPQGAPDAGGGLIQWI; encoded by the exons ATGGGAAACAGCCACTGTGTCCCTCAGGCCCCCAGGAGGCTCCGGGCCTCCTTCTCCAGAAAGCCCTCGCTGAAGGGAAATAG AGAGGATGGCGCAAGGAAGCTGGCTGGCCTGTTTGGCACCGAGGCCGGTCCTGACCGGGATGCCACCGCCGACAAGATCTTCTGCTACATCCCGGGGACG GACATTCCAGACTTGGAGAGCCAGCGAGAAAATCTAGAGCAGCCGTTCCTGAGTGTGTTCAAGAAGGGGCGGCGCAGGGTGCCTGTGAGGAGTCTGGGCAAGGTTATACACTATGCCAAGGTCCAGCTGAGATTCCAACATAGCCAG GACACCAGCGACTGCTATCTGGAGCTGTTCCCCTCTTACCTCTACTTCCAGGCCCATGGTTCCAAAGGACTCACCTTTCAG GGGCTGCTACCACTGATGGAGCTGAGTGTCTGCCCGCTGGAGGGGTCTAGAGAGCACACTTTCCAAATCACAG GCCCGCTGCCtgctccccttctcgtgctctgcCCCAGCCAGGCTGAGCTGGACCGCTGGCTGTATCACCTAGAAAAGCAGATGGCCCTCGTGGGAGGGCTGCAGCACTGTCACTCATCGCCGCCACAG GGCTCCCCTGAGGACGAGCTGCCCTGGACTCTGCAGCGCAGACTGACCCGGCTGCGGACAGCATCGGGCCGTCAAGTGGTGGGTAGTGCCATCTGCGCCTCAAGGGTCAAGCTTCAGCATCTGCCTTCACAG GAACAGTGGGACCGGCTCCTGGTCCTGTACCCAACATCCCTGGCCATTTTCTCTGAGGAAGCAGATGGGCTTTGCTTTAAG GGGGAGCTCCCGCTCAGCGCCATCCACATCAacctggaggagaaggagaagcagatcCGCTCTTTCCTCATCGaag GCCGCCTCATCAACACGATCCGGGTGCTGTGTGCCAGCTATGAAGACTACAGCCAGTGGCTGCTCTGCCTGCAGACGGTCTGCCCCACGGATGGCGCGCCCCCACCGCCCGGCCCCGAGAGCTGCCGAGGGCCGTGGACGTCCCCACAG GTCATGGGTGGTGGCCGAGGCTCGCTCTCCTCAGATGGACGAACCAGCTGGGACTCAGGGTGTCCAGcacccccctccacacacaccagCCACTCTCTCCCTGAATCTTCAGCGCCGTCCACCACAGGCTGCCCCGCCCAGCCCGGACCT AACCGGGCCAACCCTGGCTGCATCagcaggcagagggcagagctgAGACGGAGCAGCAGCAGCCGGTCACCCAGGAACAAGGCCCGGGGTGAGGGGGCCAGCCGGGCCAGCTCGTTGTTCTTGGACCTGACCAAG CTGAAGCCGGAGGGCAGCCCCGAGGCCCCAGACTCGCCTCTGGAGACCCCACACTCCCCGCTCTATGCTGATCCCTACACACCGCCTGCTACCTCCTATCACAGGATCACAGACGTCCAGGGCCTGGAGGAG TTCCTCAGTGCAATGCAGAGCTCACTCGGACCTGAGTCCTCGAGCCCATTCCCCTCGGTCCCTGTGTCTGTGCCTGTCTCTGACCCCAGCTCTGGGCTCGCCGGCACCCACGTGCTCTCCAAGAAGGGAGCCCTGCAGCCCCGAGCTTCTCAGCGGCACCGAGGCTCTGTCAAGGGGCAGGGTCCACCCCACCCAGTCTCCCCTCAGCAT GTCTCCCCTGTGAGAGAGGTCTCACCCAAGTCGCTGCCGCCTCCCTCAG gTGGCCATCCCCCCAGAAGCTATGACAACATCTGGGACAAAGCTTCATCTCCCTCTCACAAGCGGTGGCCCCAAGGAGCACCTGATGCTGGCGGGGGGCTCATCCAGTGGATCTGA
- the PLEKHN1 gene encoding pleckstrin homology domain-containing family N member 1 isoform X3, with the protein MGNSHCVPQAPRRLRASFSRKPSLKGNREDGARKLAGLFGTEAGPDRDATADKIFCYIPGTDIPDLESQRENLEQPFLSVFKKGRRRVPVRSLGKVIHYAKVQLRFQHSQDTSDCYLELFPSYLYFQAHGSKGLTFQGLLPLMELSVCPLEGSREHTFQITGPLPAPLLVLCPSQAELDRWLYHLEKQMALVGGLQHCHSSPPQGSPEDELPWTLQRRLTRLRTASGRQVVGSAICASRVKLQHLPSQGELPLSAIHINLEEKEKQIRSFLIEGRLINTIRVLCASYEDYSQWLLCLQTVCPTDGAPPPPGPESCRGPWTSPQVMGGGRGSLSSDGRTSWDSGCPAPPSTHTSHSLPESSAPSTTGCPAQPGPNRANPGCISRQRAELRRSSSSRSPRNKARGEGASRASSLFLDLTKLKPEGSPEAPDSPLETPHSPLYADPYTPPATSYHRITDVQGLEEFLSAMQSSLGPESSSPFPSVPVSVPVSDPSSGLAGTHVLSKKGALQPRASQRHRGSVKGQGPPHPVSPQHVSPVREVSPKSLPPPSGGHPPRSYDNIWDKASSPSHKRWPQGAPDAGGGLIQWI; encoded by the exons ATGGGAAACAGCCACTGTGTCCCTCAGGCCCCCAGGAGGCTCCGGGCCTCCTTCTCCAGAAAGCCCTCGCTGAAGGGAAATAG AGAGGATGGCGCAAGGAAGCTGGCTGGCCTGTTTGGCACCGAGGCCGGTCCTGACCGGGATGCCACCGCCGACAAGATCTTCTGCTACATCCCGGGGACG GACATTCCAGACTTGGAGAGCCAGCGAGAAAATCTAGAGCAGCCGTTCCTGAGTGTGTTCAAGAAGGGGCGGCGCAGGGTGCCTGTGAGGAGTCTGGGCAAGGTTATACACTATGCCAAGGTCCAGCTGAGATTCCAACATAGCCAG GACACCAGCGACTGCTATCTGGAGCTGTTCCCCTCTTACCTCTACTTCCAGGCCCATGGTTCCAAAGGACTCACCTTTCAG GGGCTGCTACCACTGATGGAGCTGAGTGTCTGCCCGCTGGAGGGGTCTAGAGAGCACACTTTCCAAATCACAG GCCCGCTGCCtgctccccttctcgtgctctgcCCCAGCCAGGCTGAGCTGGACCGCTGGCTGTATCACCTAGAAAAGCAGATGGCCCTCGTGGGAGGGCTGCAGCACTGTCACTCATCGCCGCCACAG GGCTCCCCTGAGGACGAGCTGCCCTGGACTCTGCAGCGCAGACTGACCCGGCTGCGGACAGCATCGGGCCGTCAAGTGGTGGGTAGTGCCATCTGCGCCTCAAGGGTCAAGCTTCAGCATCTGCCTTCACAG GGGGAGCTCCCGCTCAGCGCCATCCACATCAacctggaggagaaggagaagcagatcCGCTCTTTCCTCATCGaag GCCGCCTCATCAACACGATCCGGGTGCTGTGTGCCAGCTATGAAGACTACAGCCAGTGGCTGCTCTGCCTGCAGACGGTCTGCCCCACGGATGGCGCGCCCCCACCGCCCGGCCCCGAGAGCTGCCGAGGGCCGTGGACGTCCCCACAG GTCATGGGTGGTGGCCGAGGCTCGCTCTCCTCAGATGGACGAACCAGCTGGGACTCAGGGTGTCCAGcacccccctccacacacaccagCCACTCTCTCCCTGAATCTTCAGCGCCGTCCACCACAGGCTGCCCCGCCCAGCCCGGACCT AACCGGGCCAACCCTGGCTGCATCagcaggcagagggcagagctgAGACGGAGCAGCAGCAGCCGGTCACCCAGGAACAAGGCCCGGGGTGAGGGGGCCAGCCGGGCCAGCTCGTTGTTCTTGGACCTGACCAAG CTGAAGCCGGAGGGCAGCCCCGAGGCCCCAGACTCGCCTCTGGAGACCCCACACTCCCCGCTCTATGCTGATCCCTACACACCGCCTGCTACCTCCTATCACAGGATCACAGACGTCCAGGGCCTGGAGGAG TTCCTCAGTGCAATGCAGAGCTCACTCGGACCTGAGTCCTCGAGCCCATTCCCCTCGGTCCCTGTGTCTGTGCCTGTCTCTGACCCCAGCTCTGGGCTCGCCGGCACCCACGTGCTCTCCAAGAAGGGAGCCCTGCAGCCCCGAGCTTCTCAGCGGCACCGAGGCTCTGTCAAGGGGCAGGGTCCACCCCACCCAGTCTCCCCTCAGCAT GTCTCCCCTGTGAGAGAGGTCTCACCCAAGTCGCTGCCGCCTCCCTCAG gTGGCCATCCCCCCAGAAGCTATGACAACATCTGGGACAAAGCTTCATCTCCCTCTCACAAGCGGTGGCCCCAAGGAGCACCTGATGCTGGCGGGGGGCTCATCCAGTGGATCTGA
- the PLEKHN1 gene encoding pleckstrin homology domain-containing family N member 1 isoform X2 — protein sequence MGNSHCVPQAPRRLRASFSRKPSLKGNREDGARKLAGLFGTEAGPDRDATADKIFCYIPGTDIPDLESQRENLEQPFLSVFKKGRRRVPVRSLGKVIHYAKVQLRFQHSQDTSDCYLELFPSYLYFQAHGSKGLTFQGLLPLMELSVCPLEGSREHTFQITGPLPAPLLVLCPSQAELDRWLYHLEKQMALVGGLQHCHSSPPQGSPEDELPWTLQRRLTRLRTASGRQVVGSAICASRVKLQHLPSQWDRLLVLYPTSLAIFSEEADGLCFKGELPLSAIHINLEEKEKQIRSFLIEGRLINTIRVLCASYEDYSQWLLCLQTVCPTDGAPPPPGPESCRGPWTSPQVMGGGRGSLSSDGRTSWDSGCPAPPSTHTSHSLPESSAPSTTGCPAQPGPNRANPGCISRQRAELRRSSSSRSPRNKARGEGASRASSLFLDLTKLKPEGSPEAPDSPLETPHSPLYADPYTPPATSYHRITDVQGLEEFLSAMQSSLGPESSSPFPSVPVSVPVSDPSSGLAGTHVLSKKGALQPRASQRHRGSVKGQGPPHPVSPQHVSPVREVSPKSLPPPSGGHPPRSYDNIWDKASSPSHKRWPQGAPDAGGGLIQWI from the exons ATGGGAAACAGCCACTGTGTCCCTCAGGCCCCCAGGAGGCTCCGGGCCTCCTTCTCCAGAAAGCCCTCGCTGAAGGGAAATAG AGAGGATGGCGCAAGGAAGCTGGCTGGCCTGTTTGGCACCGAGGCCGGTCCTGACCGGGATGCCACCGCCGACAAGATCTTCTGCTACATCCCGGGGACG GACATTCCAGACTTGGAGAGCCAGCGAGAAAATCTAGAGCAGCCGTTCCTGAGTGTGTTCAAGAAGGGGCGGCGCAGGGTGCCTGTGAGGAGTCTGGGCAAGGTTATACACTATGCCAAGGTCCAGCTGAGATTCCAACATAGCCAG GACACCAGCGACTGCTATCTGGAGCTGTTCCCCTCTTACCTCTACTTCCAGGCCCATGGTTCCAAAGGACTCACCTTTCAG GGGCTGCTACCACTGATGGAGCTGAGTGTCTGCCCGCTGGAGGGGTCTAGAGAGCACACTTTCCAAATCACAG GCCCGCTGCCtgctccccttctcgtgctctgcCCCAGCCAGGCTGAGCTGGACCGCTGGCTGTATCACCTAGAAAAGCAGATGGCCCTCGTGGGAGGGCTGCAGCACTGTCACTCATCGCCGCCACAG GGCTCCCCTGAGGACGAGCTGCCCTGGACTCTGCAGCGCAGACTGACCCGGCTGCGGACAGCATCGGGCCGTCAAGTGGTGGGTAGTGCCATCTGCGCCTCAAGGGTCAAGCTTCAGCATCTGCCTTCACAG TGGGACCGGCTCCTGGTCCTGTACCCAACATCCCTGGCCATTTTCTCTGAGGAAGCAGATGGGCTTTGCTTTAAG GGGGAGCTCCCGCTCAGCGCCATCCACATCAacctggaggagaaggagaagcagatcCGCTCTTTCCTCATCGaag GCCGCCTCATCAACACGATCCGGGTGCTGTGTGCCAGCTATGAAGACTACAGCCAGTGGCTGCTCTGCCTGCAGACGGTCTGCCCCACGGATGGCGCGCCCCCACCGCCCGGCCCCGAGAGCTGCCGAGGGCCGTGGACGTCCCCACAG GTCATGGGTGGTGGCCGAGGCTCGCTCTCCTCAGATGGACGAACCAGCTGGGACTCAGGGTGTCCAGcacccccctccacacacaccagCCACTCTCTCCCTGAATCTTCAGCGCCGTCCACCACAGGCTGCCCCGCCCAGCCCGGACCT AACCGGGCCAACCCTGGCTGCATCagcaggcagagggcagagctgAGACGGAGCAGCAGCAGCCGGTCACCCAGGAACAAGGCCCGGGGTGAGGGGGCCAGCCGGGCCAGCTCGTTGTTCTTGGACCTGACCAAG CTGAAGCCGGAGGGCAGCCCCGAGGCCCCAGACTCGCCTCTGGAGACCCCACACTCCCCGCTCTATGCTGATCCCTACACACCGCCTGCTACCTCCTATCACAGGATCACAGACGTCCAGGGCCTGGAGGAG TTCCTCAGTGCAATGCAGAGCTCACTCGGACCTGAGTCCTCGAGCCCATTCCCCTCGGTCCCTGTGTCTGTGCCTGTCTCTGACCCCAGCTCTGGGCTCGCCGGCACCCACGTGCTCTCCAAGAAGGGAGCCCTGCAGCCCCGAGCTTCTCAGCGGCACCGAGGCTCTGTCAAGGGGCAGGGTCCACCCCACCCAGTCTCCCCTCAGCAT GTCTCCCCTGTGAGAGAGGTCTCACCCAAGTCGCTGCCGCCTCCCTCAG gTGGCCATCCCCCCAGAAGCTATGACAACATCTGGGACAAAGCTTCATCTCCCTCTCACAAGCGGTGGCCCCAAGGAGCACCTGATGCTGGCGGGGGGCTCATCCAGTGGATCTGA